One segment of Carya illinoinensis cultivar Pawnee chromosome 1, C.illinoinensisPawnee_v1, whole genome shotgun sequence DNA contains the following:
- the LOC122306271 gene encoding probable disease resistance protein At5g66900 — protein MAFIGEAALGAVFGEAFKLLLGTVEDVTNKARQFEPTLKRLQSTLLSMRPMVEDIVQLNRDPEYLKEETKKFIDQMKKGEKLVSKCLKIPRWNYCMKPDYAGKLLELDEEIRRFFQFDLHVLYARTLSETSARVNDIHNHMNLFVKNSSLKCEAPLPPDFIVGLDVSLKELKMQLMKKEESVLVLTAAGGCGKTTLVNMLCQDEEVKGTYKDNIFFVPVSKTQNLEVIIRRLFSHMGEQRVEFQSEEDAINQLEQLLKQIEDPKLLILDDVWSRSHLEKFEFRIPNYKILVTSRAAFPGFSFTYNMKPLNDIDARTLFHHSANLQDGNSSIPDKDINKILKFCGGFPLAIKVIGRSLCGQSVEVWRSNAMKWSTGHSILSSNSDLLNCLEKSLDFLDDELKECFMDLGSFPEGQRIHVATLIDMWTELYGLDEDGNNAITNLNAISTRNLASQFVTRKDASDFANYYGEDYVTQHDLLRELAIHQSSQGLIEQRKRLNINIGENILPKWWTDQKQQYLSANLLSISTDAMFSSSWCNIQPPEVEVLVLNFQTKNYQLPKFVEKMDKLKVLVVTNYGFLPAEVSNFQLLGSLPYLKRIRLARLSIPFLCKTPMQMSSLKKISLFMCSIGRAFRNSTVQVSDAFPNLTDINIDYCKDLVELPDGLCDIAHLKKLSITNCHKLSALPEAIGMLANLEMLRLRSCTDLSELPESIRRLQNLRILDISDCLSISKLPKHIGELCKLEELHLKGCLRLSRQLPESIMDLKQLKLVICDEERAKLWEPIKDFLTNLKVVVAARDISLNWLPSRYF, from the exons ATGGCATTTATCGGAGAGGCTGCTTTGGGAGCAGTATTTGGAGAGGCATTTAAACTGTTGTTGGGAACAGTCGAGGATGTGACAAACAAAGCCCGGCAGTTCGAACCCACTCTGAAACGCCTCCAATCCACGCTGCTTTCTATGAGGCCAATGGTCGAAGATATAGTACAGTTAAACAGAGATCCGGAATACCTTAAAGAGGAAACGAAGAAAtttattgatcaaatgaaaaaggGTGAGAAGCTAGTTAGCAAGTGCTTGAAAATTCCGCGGTGGAACTACTGCATGAAACCCGATTATGCAGGCAAACTCTTGGAGTTAGACGAGGAAATTCGCAGGTTCTTTCAGTTTGATTTGCATGTATTGTATGCGAGGACTCTGTCGGAGACTTCGGCGAGGGTGAACGATATTCATAATCACATGAATTTGTTCGTTAAGAATTCTTCGTTGAAGTGCGAGGCTCCTCTGCCCCCagattttattgttgggttggaTGTGTCtttaaaggagttgaaaatgcaGCTGATGAAGAAGGAGGAGTCAGTGCTTGTATTGACTGCTGCTGGAGGATGCGGAAAGACGACGTTGGTGAACATGCTTTGTCAGGATGAGGAAGTTAAAG GTACATATAAGGACAATATTTTCTTTGTCCCCGTTTCGAAAACTCAAAACCTGGAGGTCATTATACGGAGGCTATTTTCTCATATGGGTGAGCAGAGGGTTGAGTTTCAAAGTGAGGAAGATGCAATCAACCAGCTTGAGCAACTTCTGAAACAAATTGAAGATCCTAAACTGTTAATACTGGATGATGTCTGGTCCAGGTCCCATCTTGAGAAGTTTGAGTTTCGTATTCCAAATTACAAGATTCTTGTCACTTCAAGAGCTGCATTTCCTGGTTTTAGCTTCACGTATAACATGAAACCATTAAATGATATAGATGCAAGGACTCTTTTTCATCACTCAGCAAACTTGCAAGATGGGAACTCTTCAATCCCAGATAAAGATATTAACAAG ATATTGAAATTCTGTGGGGGGTTCCCTCTGGCCATTAAAGTGATTGGCAGGTCACTCTGTGGACAGTCTGTTGAGGTCTGGCGTAGTAACGCAATGAAATGGTCTACTGGTCATTCTATTCTCAGTTCTAACAGTGATCTGCTTAATTGTCTCGAAAAGAGCCTGGATTTCTTAGATGATGAGCTCAAGGAGTGTTTCATGGACCTAGGTTCCTTTCCTGAAGGCCAAAGGATCCATGTTGCTACTCTCATTGATATGTGGACAGAGTTATACGGACTAGATGAAGATGGCAACAATGCCATTACCAACCTAAATGCAATCAGTACTAGGAATCTGGCTAGTCAATTTGTCACAAG GAaagatgcaagtgattttgctaacTACTATGGTGAAGACTATGTCACACAGCATGATCTTCTTAGAGAGCTTGCTATCCATCAAAGCAGCCAGGGGCTGATAGAACAAAGGAAAAGACTGAATATTAATATTGGTGAAAACATTCTTCCCAAGTGGTGGACGGACCAGAAGCAGCAATATCTCAGTGCTAATTTATTGTCTATCTCAACTG ATGCAATGTTCTCATCAAGTTGGTGTAATATTCAACCACCCGAAGTTGAGGTTCTAGTTCTGAACTTTCAAACAAAGAATTACCAATTACCCAAGTTTGTGGAGAAAATGGATAAACTAAAAGTGTTAGTAGTCACAAATTATGGTTTCCTTCCTGCTGAAGTAAGTAATTTTCAGCTACTTGGGTCTCTACCCTATCTGAAGAGAATCAGATTAGCAAGGCTTTCAATTCCTTTCCTGTGCAAGACCCCAATGCAAATGAGTAGTTTGAAGAAGATATCCCTGTTTATGTGTAGCATCGGCCGGGCTTTTAGGAATTCTACCGTCCAGGTTTCAGATGCATTCCCAAATCTTACAGACATAAACATTGACTATTGCAAAGACCTAGTGGAATTGCCTGATGGGCTGTGTGATATTGCCCACCTGAAGAAACTCAGTATTACCAATTGTCATAAGCTGTCCGCACTACCTGAAGCAATTGGAATGTTGGCGAATTTAGAAATGCTAAGGCTTAGGTCCTGCACTGATTTGTCAGAGTTGCCAGAGTCAATTAGAAGGCTCCAGAACTTACGCATTCTTGACATATCCGACTGCCTGAGCATTAGCAAGTTGCCGAAACACATTGGTGAATTGTGTAAATTAGAAGAGCTCCACTTGAAAGGATGCTTGAGATTGAGTAGACAGTTGCCAGAATCAATCATGGATCTTAAGCAGTTGAAGCTTGTTATATGTGATGAAGAGAGGGCCAAGTTATGGGAGCCTATCAAGGACTTCCTCACCAATCTGAAGGTAGTGGTAGCTGCTAGAGATATAAGTTTGAATTGGCTTCCCAGTCGTTATTTCTGA
- the LOC122306280 gene encoding probable disease resistance protein At5g66900 isoform X3 — MNVLESVKGVKDIRERLSLTRLNSVASCVVPRFRDFVIGLDVPLMELKIQLLKVEVSMLVLTAPGGCGKTTLVKMLDHDDHIKGIFKENIFFVPVSKTPNLKVIIQKLLDKDDRLPAFQSDEDAIDQLEQMLPVLVKKNKPILLILDDVWSGSESLLKKFAFRLPNYKILVTSRTAFPRFSFTYKLKPLNDDDAMELFRHSAGLQDGSSSYIPDGEMVKKIVKGCGGFPLALKVVGKSLFGKSAVTWHLRVAKWSHGFSILDTDIDSDLLECLQSSLEFKGHEMILRECFMDLGSFPEDQKIPVAALIDMWSELYELVEDGIHVIANLHEINTRNLANLVVTRQDAGLVGSYSNEDFVLQHDLFRELAIHQCSQEPIEQRKRLIVDISGNNIPKWWMEQRLQPINAQLLSISTENYCLPGFVEKMDKLKALIVTNYGFFPAELGNIQLLGSLPNLKRIRLQKVSIPSIFKTPPPLGDLEKISLFMCNIGQNFRDCSIEISNAWSNLMEIIIDYCNDLVEFPTWLCYTVSLKKLSITNCHKLSALPIEIRELTGLEVLNLRSCTNLSELPESVTSL; from the exons ATGAATGTGTTGGAGTCTGTGAAGGGTGTAAAGGATATTCGCGAGCGATTGAGTTTGACCCGGCTGAATAGTGTTGCGTCGTGCGTGGTTCCTCGATTCCGAGATTTTGTAATTGGGTTGGATGTGCCTTTGATGGAGTTGAAAATACAGCTGCTGAAGGTGGAGGTATCAATGCTTGTCTTGACTGCTCCCGGAGGATGCGGGAAGACCACTTTGGTGAAAATGCTTGATCACGACGACCACATTAAAG gCATATTTAAGGAGAATATTTTCTTTGTCCCCGtctcaaaaactccaaacttgAAGGTCATTATACAAAAACTACTCGATAAGGATGATCGATTGCCTGCGTTTCAAAGTGATGAGGATGCAATCGACCAACTGGAGCAAATGCTGCCAGTTctagttaagaaaaataaacctaTATTGCTCATCCTGGATGATGTCTGGTCTGGATCAGAATCCCTTCTAAAGAAATTTGCGTTTCGTTTGCCTAATTACAAGATTCTAGTGACTTCAAGAACTGCCTTTCCAAGATTTAGCTTCACATATAAGTTAAAACCATTAAATGATGATGATGCAATGGAACTCTTTCGTCATTCAGCAGGCCTGCAAGATGGGAGCTCCTCTTACATTCCAGATGGAGAAATGGTTAAAAAG ATAGTGAAAGGCTGTGGGGGGTTTCCACTGGCCCTTAAAGTGGTTGGAAAATCACTCTTTGGGAAGTCTGCAGTGACCTGGCACCTTAGAGTGGCGAAATGGTCTCATGGTTTTTCTATCCTTGATACTGATATTGACAGTGACCTGCTTGAGTGTCTTCAAAGCAGTCTAGAATTCAAAGGTCATGAGATGATCCTGAGGGAGTGTTTCATGGACTTGGGTTCGTTTCCTGAGGACCAAAAGATCCCTGTTGCTGCTCTCATTGATATGTGGTCAGAACTATATGAACTAGTTGAAGATGGCATCCATGTAATTGCCAATCTACATGAAATCAACACCCGGAATCTAGCTAATCTAGTGGTCACAAG GCAGGATGCAGGTCTGGTTGGGAGCTACTCCAATGAAGACTTCGTCTTACAACATGATCTTTTTAGAGAGCTAGCTATCCATCAATGTAGCCAGGAGCCAATTGAACAAAGGAAAAGACTGATCGTAGACATAAGTGGAAACAATATTCCCAAATGGTGGATGGAACAGAGGTTGCAACCTATTAACGCCCAACTCTTATCTATCTCAACTG AGAACTACTGCTTACCTGGATTTGTGGAGAAAATGGATAAATTAAAGGCTTTGATTGTCACAAACTATGGTTTCTTTCCAGCCGAATTAGGTAACATTCAGCTACTTGGGTCTTTACCGAATCTAAAGAGAATTAGGTTGCAAAAGGTTTCAATTCCTTCCATTTTTAAGACCCCACCACCGTTAGGGGATTTGGAGAAGATATCCTTGTTTATGTGTAATATTGGTCAGAATTTTAGGGACTGCAGTATCGAGATTTCAAATGCATGGTCAAATCTGATGGAGATAATCATTGACTACTGCAATGATTTGGTGGAATTTCCTACGTGGCTGTGTTATACTGTCAGCCTTAAGAAACTCAGCATAACCAATTGCCATAAGCTGTCTGCATTGCCCATAGAGATTAGAGAGCTGACGGGTTTAGAAGTCCTGAATCTTAGGTCTTGTACTAATTTGTCAGAGTTGCCGGAATCAGTTACAAGCCTCTAG